Proteins from a single region of Novosphingobium sp. CECT 9465:
- a CDS encoding DUF4230 domain-containing protein, with product MDDPSLTPSPPAAVKRDASLARISFLPWTLFLVTLAAAAFFAWKWLEPEDIGDPLATSLVAFEKQDKLTVFSAELAPVVSSNDSRMFGLVNSKQVAVIPARVDYTVNLASVGRERLSWSAETQTLGVKLPPLSVSRPNLDEARAQYLRDGIWISREAQDKLNRDNTRLAEAQAVTQAANPVLMNLARQAAREAISQNLSIPLQVAGYGKAKVNVTFE from the coding sequence ATGGATGATCCAAGCCTGACCCCTTCGCCTCCAGCCGCAGTGAAGCGCGATGCTTCGCTGGCGCGCATATCATTTCTGCCGTGGACGCTGTTTCTGGTGACGCTGGCCGCCGCAGCCTTCTTTGCCTGGAAATGGCTGGAGCCGGAAGACATCGGCGATCCGCTGGCGACCAGCCTTGTGGCATTCGAGAAGCAGGACAAGCTCACCGTGTTCAGCGCGGAACTGGCACCCGTCGTGTCGAGCAACGATTCGCGCATGTTCGGGCTGGTCAATTCCAAGCAGGTGGCAGTGATCCCGGCCCGCGTGGATTATACGGTCAACCTTGCCAGCGTGGGGCGCGAACGGCTTTCGTGGAGTGCGGAAACGCAGACGCTGGGCGTGAAGCTGCCGCCGCTGAGCGTGAGCCGTCCGAACCTTGACGAAGCGCGCGCGCAATATCTGCGCGATGGCATCTGGATCAGCCGCGAGGCACAGGACAAGCTGAATCGCGACAATACCCGGCTCGCCGAAGCGCAGGCCGTAACCCAGGCCGCCAATCCGGTGCTGATGAACCTTGCGCGGCAGGCAGCAAGGGAGGCAATCAGCCAGAACCTTTCGATTCCGCTGCAAGTGGCGGGGTACGGCAAAGCCAAGGTCAACGTCACTTTCGAATGA
- a CDS encoding MBL fold metallo-hydrolase produces MAQTPPIPDRDTWPTGLSEQLEPLVRRVLAPNPSPFTFTGTQTYILGAGAEVAVIDPGPDDTGVAGHADTNGAGHVEAILRAVGDARIVAIVCTHTHRDHSPASRPLQAATGAPIIGCAPLALDDSGPRADSSFDGDYVPDRVLVDGERLSGDGWTLEAVATPGHTSNHLCYSVVESGALFTGDHVMAWSTSVVSPPDGDMAAYMASLQKLHDREDRVLYPAHGPQIDNPRQLVRGMLGHRRQRERQILRLLEDGGSHAIPQFVSAMYKGLDTRLHGAAGRSVLAHLIDLERQGRVAVRGEQWMIQA; encoded by the coding sequence ATGGCCCAGACGCCCCCGATCCCCGACCGCGATACCTGGCCCACCGGCCTTTCCGAACAGCTTGAACCGCTGGTGCGGCGGGTGCTGGCGCCCAATCCATCGCCGTTCACCTTCACCGGCACGCAGACCTATATCCTGGGCGCGGGGGCCGAAGTGGCGGTGATCGATCCGGGGCCAGACGATACGGGCGTTGCAGGCCATGCCGATACCAATGGCGCGGGCCATGTGGAAGCGATCCTGAGAGCGGTGGGCGATGCACGGATCGTGGCCATCGTCTGCACCCACACCCACCGCGATCACAGCCCGGCATCGCGCCCGTTGCAGGCCGCGACCGGCGCGCCGATCATCGGCTGTGCACCGCTGGCGCTGGACGACAGCGGGCCGCGCGCGGATTCATCGTTCGATGGCGACTATGTGCCCGACCGCGTTCTGGTGGATGGTGAGCGGCTTTCCGGCGATGGCTGGACGCTGGAAGCGGTGGCGACGCCGGGGCACACCAGCAATCACTTGTGCTATTCGGTTGTCGAGAGCGGCGCGCTGTTTACCGGCGATCACGTGATGGCGTGGTCAACTTCGGTCGTATCGCCACCCGATGGCGATATGGCCGCCTATATGGCGAGCCTGCAGAAGCTGCATGACCGTGAGGACCGCGTACTTTACCCGGCGCACGGGCCGCAGATCGACAATCCGCGCCAGCTGGTGCGCGGGATGCTGGGCCACCGCCGCCAGCGCGAACGCCAGATCCTGCGCCTGCTGGAAGATGGCGGCTCCCATGCGATCCCGCAATTCGTGAGCGCGATGTACAAGGGGCTGGATACGCGGCTGCACGGCGCGGCGGGGCGTTCGGTACTGGCGCATCTGATCGATCTGGAACGGCAGGGCCGGGTGGCCGTTAGGGGTGAACAATGGATGATCCAAGCCTGA